Proteins from a single region of Leishmania braziliensis MHOM/BR/75/M2904 WGS CADA00000000 data, contig 82, whole genome shotgun sequence:
- a CDS encoding surface antigen-like protein: MTSTRNKFLLALVALVLLATYAAAVKGDCTVENCATCLEEDATQCAECKPGYKPSAVGLCEPIPPPLCNVEHCVTCYEGNPNWCRDCGPDYIPNDKGLCVELPDPPCNVENCAMCIEDDENHCRFCRPGHMPTDEGQCQELPAPCKVEHCRLCHAWSTIECTICDPGYNLTDKGLCNKIHGPCDVPNCAMCLEEDATQCAECKPGYKRTDAGTCEAISCDVPNCATCLEEDATQCAECKPGYKRTDAGTCEAISCDVPNCAMCLEEDATQCKDCNAGYKVTDAGTCEAASDAAAAPHSGVAAVAALAAAVVAYAL; the protein is encoded by the coding sequence ccctcgtgctgctcgccacctacgctgctgcggtgaagGGCGACTGCACTGTCGAGAACTGCGCGACGTGCCTTGAAGAGGACGCCACCCAGTGCGCGGAGTGCAAACCTGGCTACAAGCCGTCCGCTGTAGGACTGTGCGAACCAATaccgccccctctctgcaATGTAGAGCACTGCGTGACGTGCTATGAGGGGAACCCCAACTGGTGCAGGGACTGCGGCCCTGACTACATACCGAATGACAAGGGCCTATGCGTGGAGTTACCCGACCCCCCCTGCAATGTGGAGAATTGCGCTATGTGCATTGAAGATGACGAGAACCACTGCAGGTTCTGCAGACCTGGCCACATGCCGACCGATGAAGGCCAGTGCCAGGAATTACCGGCCCCCTGCAAAGTCGAGCACTGCAGGCTATGTCATGCGTGGAGCACAATCGAGTGCACGATATGCGACCCTGGCTACAACCTCACCGACAAAGGCCTGTGCAACAAGATCCACGGCCCCTGCGATGTCCCGAACTGCGCGATGTGCCTTGAAGAGGACGCCACCCAGTGCGCGGAGTGCAAACCTGGCTACAAGCGGACCGACGCAGGCACTTGCGAGGCGATCTCCTGCGATGTCCCGAACTGCGCGACGTGCCTTGAAGAGGACGCCACCCAGTGCGCGGAGTGCAAACCTGGCTACAAGCGGACCGACGCAGGCACTTGCGAGGCGATCTCCTGCGATGTCCCGAACTGCGCGATGTGCCTTGAAGAGGACGCCACCCAGTGCAAGGACTGCAACGCCGGCTACAAGGTGACCGACGCAGGCACGTGCGAGGCGGCATcggacgccgctgcggccccGCACTCTGGcgttgccgcggtggcagcactggcggctgctgtggtggcctACGCGCTGTGA